The window CCTGGGTGACCTCAGGGTTCGACCAGACGGGGGCGTCGGGGTCGCCGACGGCGTACATCTCCGGCAGCAGTTGTATGGTGAGGACGAGGACGAACGCCCCACAGACGACGACCGCCGGGACGTTGACCGACTCGAACAGTTTGTCCGTGCTCGGTCGGGTCGTTCGGGCGATGGTCAACAGCAACAGTATAGTCGTCACCCCGGCACCGATCGCGGCTTCGGTCATAGCGACGTCGGGGGCGAGCAGGAACGTGTAGAGGATCGCCATCCCGAGGCTGTAGGCGCCGAAGACGACGATCGCGGAGAGTACGTCCCGGAACAGCGCCGTGGCGACGGCCGCCAGGAGGATGAAGATCGCGAGCGTGTACGCGACCGCGCTCATCGGTTATCACCCCCGGTGGCGTCCTGTGACGGCGCATCGTCACGTTCGTCGGCTTTGTCGGCGCCGCCGTCGCTCTCGAGGCGCTCGTTCGCCTCCCCATCGTCGGCCGTCCAGGGTTCGATCCCCATATCGGCCGCCGAGCGGGCGATGGCGTGAGCCGCCGTCGGGTTCGTGATGAACACGAAAAACAGCAAGAGGACGGTGTACACCGTCGCGTGCTGCCAGCCCAGTGCGAGGGCGACGGCGGCCAGGGCGAGACCGGCCCCGAGCGTGTCCGTCTGGGATGCGGTGTGCGCCCTGGCGTAGACGTCCGGCAGTCGGAGCACGCCCACCGCGGAGACGAACGTGAAGAACACCCCCAGTGCGAGGAGTACGACGATCGCGCCCACGTAGAGCGTCTCGATCACAGCACCCCACCCCGTTCGACCGTGAACTTCGAGATGGCGACGGCCATCAGGAAGTTGAGAAGCGCGT of the Natronosalvus vescus genome contains:
- a CDS encoding DUF4040 domain-containing protein, encoding MSAVAYTLAIFILLAAVATALFRDVLSAIVVFGAYSLGMAILYTFLLAPDVAMTEAAIGAGVTTILLLLTIARTTRPSTDKLFESVNVPAVVVCGAFVLVLTIQLLPEMYAVGDPDAPVWSNPEVTQAYLEQTYDDTGVQNAVTAVLAAYRGFDTFGEAVVVFAAGIATLLVLKREVFA
- the mnhG gene encoding monovalent cation/H(+) antiporter subunit G, whose amino-acid sequence is MIETLYVGAIVVLLALGVFFTFVSAVGVLRLPDVYARAHTASQTDTLGAGLALAAVALALGWQHATVYTVLLLFFVFITNPTAAHAIARSAADMGIEPWTADDGEANERLESDGGADKADERDDAPSQDATGGDNR